GCGAGAAGCGGACGCTGCAGGCCACCGACGTCTATGCGCTTGAGCGGGCCGCGACCGTCGCCGCACTCCTCATCACGCGGCTGCAGGCGGTCGTCGCCGTCGAGGGCAAGTACCGGGGCGACTTCCTCCGCGACGTCCTGACCGACCGCGCGGAGAGCCCGCAGTACGTCATCGAGCACGCCGAGAGCCTGGGCTGGGACATCGACCGTCCGCTCGTCGTCGTGGTCGCCGAGCTCGACCCTCCCGGCCCCGACGAGCCGGCGGTCTCCAGCCGGACGCGACGTGGGTACCAGGACCGGTTCGCCGCCGCATGGCGCCAGGTCGTCGAGCGGCGCGGGCGCAGCATCGCCGTGGCCGACTTCTCGTCGCAGGTGGTGGCCCTGCTGCCCGTCAGCGCGGACGGGTCGGACGTGGTGGACGTCGTGGAGGAGGCACTCTCCGCCGTCCGCGGTGACTCGGGCGGTGGCCGCCGGCCGTTCTCGGCGGGGATCAGCCGCGTCGTCGCAGGCGTCGAGATGCTTCCCGACGCGTACGCCCGGGCGCACAAGGCTGTCGACGTCGGGCGCCGGATGAAAGGCAACAGCTCGACGACCTACTTCGACCGGCTCGGCGTGCGCCGTCTGCTCTCGCAGGTCGAGGAGGCCGAGCTCGGTGTGTTCGTGACGGAGGTCCTCGGACCGCTCGCCGAGGACACTCCGGCGGCGACCGACCTGCGCGCGACCCTGCAGGTGCTGCTCGACGTGAACCTCAACGTCGCCGAGGCGGCGCGGACGCAGCACTTCCACTACAACACGATGCGGTACCGGGTGACGAAGCTGGAGAGCATCCTCGGCCCGTTCAGCACCGATCCGCAGATCCGGCTCGACGTCGCGGTCTCCCTGCAGATCCTCCACATGCGGGAGTGAGGGCGAGCAAGGGCTGACAGCCCCGTACGAGGTCCGTTGGCATGTTCGCACCATGCAGCGGCCTCTCCGCCGCCACTAGGGTCACGTCATTGGACCGGGTGCGCTGCCCGAAACCCCCGGCGGCCGCTCGCACACTCTGAGGAGACCGGGATGTCGATGTTCAAGTGGGACGTGGTGCACGACGGCAGGACGCCGCCACCGGGGGAGGCGGTCGGCCCACGCGAACGCCTCAGCTGGGGGCGTACGGCGGGGCTGGGCGCCCAGCACGTCGTCGCGATGTTCGGCGCCACGTTCGTGTTCCCGGTGGTGATGGGACTCGACCCCAACCTCGCCATCCTCTTCTCGGGCATCTGCACGATCATGTTCCTGCTCATCACGAACAACATGGTCCCCAGCTACCTCGGCACGAGCGCCTCCTTCGTCGCGGCGGTGGCGGCGATCCGTACGCAGGGCGGTGACTCCGCCGACGTCACGGGCGCCATCCTCGTCGCCGGTCTGGTGCTGGCGGTCGTCGGCGTGGCGGTGCACTTCGCCGGGACCCGGTTCCTGCACAAGCTGCTGCCGCCCGCGGTGACCGGTGCCGTCGTCATGCTGATCGGGTTCAACCTCGCGCCCGTCGTCGCCGGCGTCTACTGGCCGCAGGACCAGTGGATCGCGCTGCTCACCGCGGCGTTCATGGTCGTCGCCGCGGTGCTCCTTCCGGGCTTCTGGGGTCGCATCGCCGTCTTCCTCGCACTGGTCTTCGGCTACCTGGTGTCGTGGGCGTCCGACGCGCTCTTCGGCCCGATCACGTCGTTCCTGCCCTCAGCCGGCGAAGAGGTGTCGCACGACCGCGTCAACTG
Above is a genomic segment from Mumia sp. Pv4-285 containing:
- a CDS encoding PucR family transcriptional regulator: MARLANDGSDPDHNLTSAPHGLPLAEMITIDALVGAKMLAGHIGSQRAVTGLNVMEVPDVLAWVKPHELLVTTGFPLLDGSRRLDVPRMEALVQGLYDAGVAGFAIKLGRYVDEVPETVLTLADVLGFPIVQIPEDVAFDDVLKDGYAALNTFQSRVLAQIDALHAALTLIVLEGGDLEQIAAEVSEVLDVGVLITSIDGREWAGALSDEVRASLEVSEFLDVSGRIRVERMRRSRPFGAGEIRALHVAASGTELARLIVVSEKRTLQATDVYALERAATVAALLITRLQAVVAVEGKYRGDFLRDVLTDRAESPQYVIEHAESLGWDIDRPLVVVVAELDPPGPDEPAVSSRTRRGYQDRFAAAWRQVVERRGRSIAVADFSSQVVALLPVSADGSDVVDVVEEALSAVRGDSGGGRRPFSAGISRVVAGVEMLPDAYARAHKAVDVGRRMKGNSSTTYFDRLGVRRLLSQVEEAELGVFVTEVLGPLAEDTPAATDLRATLQVLLDVNLNVAEAARTQHFHYNTMRYRVTKLESILGPFSTDPQIRLDVAVSLQILHMRE